The region TCGGCAACGGCCTGCGCTTCCAGTACGTGGATCTGCTGGGGGAGTTCGCCCAGCGTGTGTATCGCAACGTCTTCGCTGGCCTGTATCACTCATATTCCCCGCTAAATCAGACGGCCTTGGGCTCAGCGCAACAGGAAACTGTGGTGAGTCAACCGCTCGCCACAGTGGATTGATTATTCCCGTTCACGCCACCCGATTTCTGCCCGCAGCCTTGGCCTCATACAGCTGCATATCCGCGCGCTTGAGCAGGGCTAAAGAATCCCGGTCCGAAGGCTGGGCGATGCTCACGCCAATACTCACTGTGACTTGGCCCACCGACGGAAATTTCGCCGCAGCCACGGCGGCCCGGATTTTCTCGGCGACGACGTCCGGGCTGTCGGGCTCTTCAACTTCCGGCAGCAATACCGCGAATTCTTCACCGCCGTAGCGCGCGACAAAGTCGGTGGCGCGGGTGTTGCTCTCGATCAGCGTCGCCAGTTGGCATAACACGTCATCGCCTACCGCGTGGCCGTAGGTGTCGTTGACGCGCTTGAAGTAGTCTGCGTCGATCAGCAGCAGGGCGAAGGTGCGGCCGGTGCGTTGGAACAGCAGGCTGTTCTCGGCGAGTTTCTCATCGAAGCGGCGGCGGTTGTAGACACCGGTGAGCGCGTCGTGTGTGGCCAGGCTCAAGAGGTCGGCATTGGCTTGGGTGAGGTCGGCGGTGCGCTGGGCGACCGTGGCCTCCAGGGAGGCGTTGGCTTCCTGCAGTTCGCGCTCTTTGGCGAGCAGCGATTGGGTCATGCTGCTGATGGACCGGCCCAGTTGGGCGATTTCCAGCACCGAATGTTCCTGCGGGAAGACGGCGCCGGGCTGTTGGTCCTGCACTTGCTTGGCTGACTTGGCCAGGCGCTCGATGGGACGGCTGAGTGATGATGCGATGTAGTAAGCGGCAAGTACGAAGATAATTGCTGCGAGTAACCCCAGTAGCAGCAATTTGTAGAGCAGGGTGTGCGCCGGTTGCAGCGCGACGTCCAACGGTTGGCGCACCATGATGTACCAGGTCATTTTGGCATTCGTCGGGCTTGGGACCGCGACCGAGGCGGTGACATAGCCGTTGCCCGTGGACCAGCCGGAGGTCGTGAGCAATGAGTCGGGCGGCATGTGCTCGCCTGCGAGCAATTCGGGGTAAAGCACCTTGCCATCGACGTCGACAATCAGCGCCTCGATATCGGGGATGGCATCCTTTTGCATCACGGCGGAATCGACGATCTGGGTAACCCAGCTCCAGTGGGCATGGGCGCCCAGCACGGCTATCGTTTCACCTTCAGCATTGCGAATCGGCGCAGCGAAATCGATAAAGCGCAGCGGCTCGCCATTCGCAGCACCGGGTAGTAGCTTGGCGAGCAAGACGGCTTCGTGGGGGTCGCCGGTGTACTCGGCGTGCATGCCTGCCTGAAACCACGGCCGCTGTTGCACCGATTGATTGACCAGCAGCCCGTTGACCGCCTGTCGCACACGCCCGTCGGCGTCTGCAACGCCCATCCACGCATACTCCGCGCGCGATTGGGTGCGCAGCTCCATCAAGGTCAGGATATCCGGCGCGTCCAGGTTGCCCCTGCGCATGATCGGTGCCTTACTCAACAACGACACTTCCAGCTGGCGTTCGCGCAGTTGCACAGCCAATAGCGCGGCCGTCGAGCGGGCCGTGCTGAGCAGCGTATTGCCACTGGCCTGCTTCATCTGCTCTGTGGCGATTTGACCGACATAGAAGCCCACGCTGAGCAGCGTGAGCAATGACAAGCCGGCAAACCAAAGGGTCAGATGACTGCGCAGGCTGGCTTTGATCATGGGGGCTCATTTTTTAGTGTTTGTTTTGACTCATGTTATGCCCAATGCAAGGGTTACGACCAGCGGTGGATGCGCTTATGTGTTGGTCTTCAATTTGGTCCACAAACGCGTAGCCAATCGTGCAATCGCCGGGGGCAAGTCTTCGACGATAAACAACTTGTCCATCACACCTTTCGGCGGATAGATCGCCAGGTCCTGCTTCACCGCAGGCGTCAGAAATTCATCTGCCGCGCTATTGGGGTTGGCGTAGTGGATGCTGTTGCTGATGTTGGCGATCACCTTGGGGTCGAGCAGATAATTCATATAAGTGTAGGCGTTCTTTTCATGGGGGGCGGCTTTGGGCATCACCACCATGTCCATCCAGAGCGTCGAGCCTTCCTCAGGGATGGAGTAGGCGATCTCGATACCGTTTTTGGCTTCCTTCGCGCTGGTGGCCGCTTGCACGATGTCGCC is a window of Pseudomonas antarctica DNA encoding:
- a CDS encoding sensor domain-containing diguanylate cyclase, whose protein sequence is MIKASLRSHLTLWFAGLSLLTLLSVGFYVGQIATEQMKQASGNTLLSTARSTAALLAVQLRERQLEVSLLSKAPIMRRGNLDAPDILTLMELRTQSRAEYAWMGVADADGRVRQAVNGLLVNQSVQQRPWFQAGMHAEYTGDPHEAVLLAKLLPGAANGEPLRFIDFAAPIRNAEGETIAVLGAHAHWSWVTQIVDSAVMQKDAIPDIEALIVDVDGKVLYPELLAGEHMPPDSLLTTSGWSTGNGYVTASVAVPSPTNAKMTWYIMVRQPLDVALQPAHTLLYKLLLLGLLAAIIFVLAAYYIASSLSRPIERLAKSAKQVQDQQPGAVFPQEHSVLEIAQLGRSISSMTQSLLAKERELQEANASLEATVAQRTADLTQANADLLSLATHDALTGVYNRRRFDEKLAENSLLFQRTGRTFALLLIDADYFKRVNDTYGHAVGDDVLCQLATLIESNTRATDFVARYGGEEFAVLLPEVEEPDSPDVVAEKIRAAVAAAKFPSVGQVTVSIGVSIAQPSDRDSLALLKRADMQLYEAKAAGRNRVA